A genomic segment from Paenibacillus sp. FSL K6-1096 encodes:
- a CDS encoding serine/threonine-protein kinase yields the protein MEKLLKQITDELLGQVIIESVNPLEPVVVRNVPKPWKILGTGNYAAVFCRQGAEAYAVKIYAPGRPGIGEEAEVYRSLGRHPAYSECYYAETDFLILKRLGGVTFYDAMKRGILIPGQAIEDIDNALKYARSRGLRPHDIHAKNVMLRDGRGLIVDISDFLKDDDCSMWEDFKRLYYRLYWPVASRRVFPLPRPVLETVRRGYQLWRRWKEKTSRPN from the coding sequence ATGGAGAAGCTGCTGAAGCAGATCACGGACGAACTGTTAGGTCAAGTTATCATTGAGAGCGTGAATCCGCTGGAGCCGGTGGTGGTCCGCAATGTCCCCAAGCCCTGGAAGATCCTCGGAACCGGAAATTATGCGGCGGTGTTCTGCCGTCAGGGGGCGGAGGCATATGCGGTGAAGATCTATGCGCCGGGCCGGCCCGGCATCGGGGAAGAAGCAGAAGTTTACCGTAGCCTCGGCCGCCATCCCGCCTACTCGGAGTGCTATTATGCCGAAACGGACTTTCTGATTCTCAAAAGGTTAGGCGGAGTTACCTTCTACGATGCCATGAAACGGGGCATTCTCATTCCCGGACAGGCTATTGAAGACATTGACAACGCGCTTAAGTATGCGAGATCCCGGGGACTGCGTCCGCATGATATCCACGCCAAAAATGTAATGCTCCGGGACGGCCGCGGACTGATCGTGGATATCTCCGATTTCCTGAAGGACGACGATTGCAGCATGTGGGAGGACTTTAAGCGGCTGTATTACCGGCTATATTGGCCGGTGGCTTCCCGCCGGGTGTTTCCGCTGCCCCGCCCGGTGCTGGAGACGGTACGCCGAGGGTACCAGTTATGGCGGCGGTGGAAGGAAAAAACAAGCCGCCCCAATTAA
- a CDS encoding molybdenum cofactor biosynthesis protein MoaE, whose translation MDSALFEITSLPIIPSEVSDKVVRREAGAITLFIGTVREITQGKRTLYLEYEAYPSMAVAQLERIGQEVIGRWPDTKVAVTHRIGRLEISDIAVVIAVSSPHRKAAYEANEYVIERIKQIVPIWKKEMGEDGEFWIGDQLGRQTYPEGRPELPDIPAEDRK comes from the coding sequence ATGGACAGCGCATTATTTGAAATTACCAGCTTACCTATTATACCTTCCGAGGTATCCGATAAAGTGGTGCGGCGTGAAGCGGGAGCGATTACCTTATTCATTGGCACGGTAAGAGAGATTACACAGGGGAAGCGGACCTTATATCTGGAATATGAAGCTTATCCGTCGATGGCTGTCGCCCAACTGGAGCGGATTGGGCAAGAGGTTATCGGGCGTTGGCCGGATACGAAGGTGGCGGTGACCCACCGAATTGGCAGGCTGGAGATTAGCGACATCGCCGTGGTGATCGCGGTCTCCTCGCCCCACCGTAAGGCGGCTTATGAAGCGAATGAATATGTGATTGAGCGGATTAAGCAGATCGTTCCGATCTGGAAGAAGGAGATGGGCGAGGACGGCGAGTTCTGGATTGGCGACCAGCTTGGCCGGCAGACGTACCCGGAGGGGCGGCCCGAACTGCCGGATATTCCGGCGGAGGACAGGAAATAG
- a CDS encoding DNA alkylation repair protein, protein MNAEQVMQELEALGKERTKKMYCANGAQEPLFGVATGAMKPIFRRTGIDQPLAEQLYATGNYDAMYFAGIIADPNGMTEADYNRWMDGAYFYMLSDFVVAVTLAEADIAQQVADAWISSGEDLRMSAGWSCYCWLLGSRPDREFSEAKLAGMLKQVEQTIHQSPERTRYSMNNFMYTVAVSYSPLHDLARETAERVGPVEVGNEQPGKSKQAGKRISAYDNIMKAVEKGRIGFKRKHVRC, encoded by the coding sequence ATGAACGCTGAACAGGTCATGCAGGAGCTTGAAGCGCTGGGCAAGGAACGGACGAAGAAAATGTACTGTGCGAACGGGGCACAGGAGCCGCTGTTCGGTGTGGCTACCGGCGCTATGAAGCCGATTTTCCGGCGGACCGGCATCGACCAGCCGCTGGCAGAGCAGCTATATGCGACCGGCAATTATGACGCCATGTATTTTGCCGGGATCATTGCTGATCCGAACGGCATGACAGAGGCGGATTACAACCGCTGGATGGACGGGGCGTATTTCTACATGCTGTCCGATTTCGTGGTCGCTGTAACGCTGGCGGAAGCAGATATCGCCCAGCAGGTGGCGGATGCCTGGATCAGCAGCGGGGAGGACCTGCGGATGTCGGCGGGCTGGAGCTGTTACTGCTGGCTGCTGGGCAGCCGGCCGGACCGGGAGTTCTCTGAGGCCAAGCTGGCCGGTATGCTGAAGCAGGTGGAACAGACCATTCATCAGTCGCCGGAGCGGACGCGGTATTCGATGAACAATTTTATGTACACGGTAGCCGTATCGTATTCACCGCTCCATGATCTGGCGCGTGAGACGGCGGAGCGGGTGGGTCCGGTCGAGGTGGGTAACGAACAGCCGGGCAAAAGCAAGCAAGCGGGTAAGCGCATCAGCGCATACGATAATATTATGAAGGCTGTGGAAAAAGGCCGGATCGGCTTCAAACGCAAACATGTGAGATGTTAA
- a CDS encoding pyridoxamine 5'-phosphate oxidase family protein, whose translation MSTTHHTHEEAVETVRKLIKGIDLAMLTTISEEGLVSRPMKTQEVEFDGDLWFLTKKDTSKFGEILYDPRVNVVYADKSYVSIRGRAEIVGDVNKKKELWSPGYEAFLKTSYDDPNVILIKVHAEAAEYWKSGNLAEKAVYMFKRMTGQDTDELKLNQTVELE comes from the coding sequence ATGTCAACGACCCACCACACTCATGAAGAAGCCGTGGAGACGGTGCGCAAGCTGATCAAAGGCATCGATCTGGCGATGCTGACCACAATCTCGGAGGAAGGGCTGGTCTCCCGGCCCATGAAGACCCAGGAGGTCGAATTCGACGGAGACCTGTGGTTCCTGACCAAGAAGGATACCAGCAAGTTCGGGGAGATTCTGTATGATCCGCGGGTGAACGTGGTCTATGCAGATAAATCCTATGTATCCATCCGCGGGCGAGCTGAGATTGTCGGCGATGTGAATAAGAAGAAAGAGCTTTGGAGTCCAGGGTACGAGGCGTTCCTTAAGACAAGCTATGATGACCCGAATGTCATTCTGATCAAAGTCCATGCCGAAGCGGCTGAATACTGGAAGAGTGGCAATCTGGCCGAGAAGGCGGTATACATGTTCAAGCGGATGACGGGCCAGGACACGGACGAGCTGAAGCTGAATCAGACGGTCGAGCTGGAATAG
- a CDS encoding sigma-70 family RNA polymerase sigma factor: MDSTEEKVRRIQAGEAHLFSDVIRLYQHRIYLYCYRLLNNREEAEDAVQDVLIKAYQNIRQYKPQADFTSWLYKIAYHHCLNQLRRQRFQQQVRKLLRQEVTAKSAEQVVENRLFSGPVAAALEKLKVEERNLLILRIFEDKSFAEIGEILGINTEAARKRYERTRSKLKIDMERKEHQLWARVN, encoded by the coding sequence GTGGACTCTACGGAAGAGAAAGTTAGAAGGATACAGGCTGGAGAGGCCCACCTGTTCTCGGATGTCATCAGGCTGTACCAGCACCGGATCTACCTCTACTGCTACCGGCTGCTGAATAACAGGGAAGAGGCGGAAGACGCCGTGCAGGATGTCCTGATTAAGGCTTACCAGAATATCCGGCAATATAAGCCACAGGCAGACTTCACCTCATGGCTCTACAAAATTGCTTATCATCACTGCCTGAACCAGCTCCGGCGGCAAAGGTTCCAGCAGCAGGTGCGCAAGCTGCTCCGGCAGGAGGTTACGGCGAAGAGCGCCGAGCAGGTGGTTGAGAACCGCCTGTTCAGCGGGCCGGTTGCCGCAGCCCTGGAGAAGCTTAAGGTCGAAGAGCGGAATCTGCTGATTCTGCGGATTTTTGAGGATAAATCATTTGCGGAGATCGGCGAGATTCTGGGGATCAATACGGAAGCGGCGCGGAAGAGATATGAACGGACCCGGAGCAAATTAAAAATCGATATGGAGCGAAAGGAGCATCAGCTATGGGCAAGAGTGAATTGA
- a CDS encoding DUF4367 domain-containing protein — protein MGKSELTQEERFLKEGDRSAGIPPVDVHDPVMQMLGIAGILPAEGEDTMLQTLPPREGTAKVMRKLEPQAAAGRSRRRFLGMPVQGWVAAALVLVMLGGGYTQFSGEAGRGAGAKAQYKVLPYKPIPATNSGHMIEKTKYPIIPSKNPSKVEPLSKEDDMYSLKYKKSINTLEKLLPPGEYATFLIERKDGKGTPGLGLYCPPIILKEYSVYKTSVEKYKAPELNKPEYLPNGYTLERAIVRPSFIKVDDNLKVTGVSKIDLGDNFQMRWRKEKPENITYESSLVYKKDKIQVRISASRVDEKAKPGESLLWTKTTKVENIEIDGKQLIYLETSANEEINLGFKNRLVWADPEAKIIYNMSVAQEKSELSKDEIIRIAASMMK, from the coding sequence ATGGGCAAGAGTGAATTGACACAGGAAGAACGGTTCTTGAAGGAGGGAGACCGGTCCGCCGGCATTCCGCCCGTGGATGTGCATGATCCGGTGATGCAAATGCTCGGTATAGCAGGCATCTTGCCTGCTGAAGGAGAGGACACCATGCTGCAGACACTTCCGCCAAGGGAAGGAACTGCAAAAGTGATGCGCAAGCTGGAGCCGCAAGCCGCAGCCGGACGGAGCCGGAGAAGATTTCTGGGAATGCCGGTGCAGGGCTGGGTGGCGGCAGCGCTTGTTCTGGTGATGCTGGGCGGAGGCTATACCCAGTTCTCCGGTGAAGCCGGGAGGGGGGCGGGAGCCAAAGCTCAGTACAAGGTACTGCCTTACAAGCCGATTCCGGCGACGAATTCAGGCCATATGATTGAGAAAACAAAGTATCCCATAATTCCCAGCAAAAATCCCTCCAAGGTAGAGCCGTTGAGTAAAGAGGATGATATGTACAGCCTGAAATATAAAAAGAGCATTAATACCCTTGAGAAGTTGCTGCCTCCTGGTGAATATGCGACCTTTCTAATCGAGCGTAAAGACGGGAAGGGGACGCCTGGACTTGGCTTGTACTGCCCGCCGATAATACTCAAAGAGTATTCTGTCTATAAAACTAGTGTGGAAAAGTACAAAGCTCCGGAATTGAACAAGCCGGAGTATTTGCCGAACGGCTATACCTTGGAGCGAGCCATCGTCAGACCTTCCTTCATCAAGGTGGATGATAACCTCAAGGTTACGGGGGTAAGCAAGATCGATCTGGGTGATAATTTCCAGATGCGCTGGAGAAAAGAGAAGCCGGAGAACATTACTTATGAATCTTCGCTGGTATACAAGAAAGACAAGATTCAGGTGAGAATTAGCGCCTCGCGTGTCGATGAGAAGGCTAAACCGGGAGAGAGCTTGTTGTGGACTAAAACGACCAAGGTCGAGAACATTGAGATTGACGGCAAGCAGCTTATTTATCTCGAAACCTCGGCTAACGAGGAGATCAATCTGGGCTTTAAGAATAGGCTCGTCTGGGCAGACCCGGAAGCAAAGATCATTTATAATATGTCAGTCGCCCAGGAGAAATCAGAGCTGAGCAAGGATGAGATCATCCGCATTGCCGCAAGTATGATGAAATAG
- a CDS encoding extracellular solute-binding protein, protein MLKWKRSLSVLAMTAILGTLAACGGGGNNTNNAGAATEAPASTNAAAATEAPSSGGEPVKLRIMWWGSQPRHEATLAALDLYTKNNPNVTFEPEYSGMDGYLDKLSTQAAANNAPDVVQLDPGWMPDWMARQQLADLAPEVDVSKFDTKLLSGGQLDGKQYAVPLGSVAFGMVYDKAAMDKLGIANPANGWTWDDFFALAKESKSKLPQGQYFTLDYAGNYFMYSAYQYAKGKGQVITDDGHFNVDEATYLDWTRKFEELRKEGLVPPADVNASDKEMDPQMDLLAAGKVLFRYSFSNNLGTWDSIKPGAYALVTMPRAEEAGGWLKPSMYMAVTKTSKHAEEAKKFINWFVNDPEAAKITQTFRGLPANKDNAALLEANMSDLDKVGLGLLRATEPDGQVWSAGAGGWTNFVDKDWVLVRDQLSFGKVTPEEAFKQLKEASMSYEK, encoded by the coding sequence ATGTTGAAATGGAAGCGTTCTCTTTCGGTGTTGGCCATGACAGCTATACTGGGAACATTGGCTGCCTGCGGCGGCGGAGGGAATAACACGAATAATGCGGGTGCGGCTACGGAAGCGCCTGCCAGCACCAATGCGGCGGCTGCAACGGAAGCACCAAGCAGCGGTGGAGAGCCGGTCAAGCTGCGGATTATGTGGTGGGGCTCCCAGCCGCGGCATGAGGCTACCCTGGCAGCGCTGGACTTGTACACGAAGAATAATCCGAACGTAACATTCGAGCCGGAATACTCCGGGATGGACGGATACCTCGACAAATTGTCCACCCAGGCTGCTGCCAACAATGCGCCCGATGTAGTGCAGCTTGACCCGGGCTGGATGCCGGACTGGATGGCCCGTCAACAGCTGGCTGACCTGGCCCCTGAGGTGGATGTAAGCAAATTCGATACCAAGCTGCTGTCCGGCGGACAGCTGGACGGCAAGCAATACGCTGTTCCGCTCGGCTCTGTAGCCTTCGGTATGGTCTACGACAAAGCCGCGATGGATAAGCTGGGCATTGCCAATCCTGCCAACGGCTGGACGTGGGATGACTTCTTCGCCCTGGCGAAGGAATCCAAGTCCAAGCTGCCGCAGGGCCAGTATTTCACATTAGACTATGCAGGTAACTACTTCATGTACTCCGCCTACCAGTATGCCAAAGGTAAAGGACAGGTCATCACGGATGACGGTCATTTCAACGTAGATGAAGCCACCTATCTGGACTGGACCCGCAAGTTCGAAGAGCTGCGCAAGGAAGGCCTGGTTCCTCCGGCGGATGTGAACGCATCCGATAAGGAAATGGACCCGCAAATGGATCTGCTGGCTGCCGGCAAGGTGCTGTTCCGTTACAGCTTCTCCAACAACCTGGGAACCTGGGACAGTATCAAGCCGGGCGCTTACGCCCTGGTGACCATGCCGCGTGCTGAAGAGGCCGGCGGCTGGCTGAAGCCATCCATGTACATGGCGGTAACCAAGACCTCCAAGCATGCTGAAGAAGCCAAGAAATTCATCAACTGGTTCGTGAATGACCCTGAAGCGGCTAAGATTACCCAAACCTTCCGCGGCTTGCCGGCCAACAAGGATAATGCCGCTCTGCTGGAAGCGAACATGAGCGATCTGGATAAGGTGGGCCTCGGTCTGCTCCGGGCCACGGAGCCGGATGGTCAAGTCTGGTCGGCTGGAGCCGGCGGCTGGACGAACTTCGTGGACAAAGACTGGGTGCTTGTGCGTGACCAGCTCAGCTTCGGTAAAGTTACACCGGAAGAAGCCTTCAAGCAGCTGAAGGAAGCTTCTATGTCCTACGAGAAATAA
- a CDS encoding sugar ABC transporter permease — translation MNRSTTTIAEGAPSLKKSSYFKSRWNAPLAGYLFISPWLIGFLALTAYPLFLSLYYSFTDYTLMQPMKWIGARNYERIFTADPKFIQSAKVTFTYVLASVPLKLAAALFVAMILSKAVKGIGVYRTAIYFPSLIGGSIGVSLLWRNIFGVDGVFNKLIAVFGIEGKSWITNPDTALSTLILLTVWQFGSTMVIFLAGLKQIPNDLYEASSVDGANKVVQFFRVTLPMLSPILYFNLIMAVINAFQMFTSAFVITNGGPMNATYVYAMYLYERAFSRYELGYASALAWIMLIAIVAATLLISFSSKYWVFYETDTGGKKRK, via the coding sequence ATGAACCGTTCCACAACCACTATAGCCGAAGGCGCACCATCGCTGAAGAAAAGCTCATACTTCAAAAGCCGATGGAACGCTCCGCTTGCCGGCTATTTATTTATTTCGCCTTGGCTGATCGGGTTCCTGGCGCTGACGGCGTATCCGTTATTTTTATCCCTGTATTATTCATTCACTGACTACACGCTGATGCAGCCCATGAAATGGATCGGGGCCCGCAACTATGAAAGGATATTCACCGCCGACCCGAAATTCATTCAATCCGCCAAAGTCACATTTACGTATGTGCTGGCCTCCGTGCCGCTGAAGCTCGCCGCCGCCCTGTTCGTAGCGATGATCCTCAGCAAGGCCGTGAAGGGGATCGGCGTCTACCGCACAGCGATCTATTTCCCTTCGCTCATCGGAGGCAGTATCGGTGTCTCACTGCTGTGGCGGAATATTTTTGGCGTAGACGGTGTGTTCAATAAGCTGATTGCGGTCTTCGGCATCGAGGGCAAAAGCTGGATCACCAACCCTGACACGGCGCTGAGCACACTGATTCTGCTGACGGTCTGGCAATTCGGCTCCACGATGGTTATTTTCCTGGCCGGGCTGAAGCAGATTCCGAATGACCTGTACGAGGCCTCATCGGTGGACGGAGCCAACAAGGTGGTCCAATTCTTCCGCGTCACCCTGCCAATGCTGTCGCCGATTCTCTATTTTAACCTGATCATGGCTGTCATTAACGCCTTCCAGATGTTCACCTCAGCCTTCGTAATTACGAACGGCGGGCCGATGAACGCAACTTATGTATACGCGATGTACCTGTATGAAAGGGCATTCAGCCGCTATGAACTGGGTTATGCCTCTGCTCTGGCCTGGATCATGCTGATCGCTATTGTGGCTGCAACGCTCCTGATCTCCTTCAGCTCGAAGTATTGGGTATTCTACGAAACGGACACAGGAGGGAAAAAACGCAAATGA
- a CDS encoding carbohydrate ABC transporter permease — protein MTTSLNWKPALRHVFMILFSFVMVYPIVWWIGASLKDSTELGSPGIFPSVLKWENFTNGWNSVPGHTFTDFYINTFYLEIMVLIATLLSTTLVAFGFARLDFPLKKFWFSILMLTLMMPGQVLIIPQYALFHQLGWVNTYLPFVVPHLLAGGAGGSFFVFLLIQFIRGVPKELDESAKIDGCSWFGIFWRVVMPLAFPAVVTVTIFCFLWNWDDFLGHLLYINTVEKYTVGLALRMINDSQSAAEWGQLLAMSLVSIIPATLVFTFLQKYFVDGIATTGIKG, from the coding sequence ATGACAACATCTCTGAATTGGAAGCCTGCACTGCGGCATGTATTCATGATTCTCTTCAGCTTCGTGATGGTCTATCCGATTGTCTGGTGGATTGGCGCCTCACTGAAGGACAGCACCGAGCTGGGCTCGCCGGGGATTTTCCCGTCGGTCCTCAAGTGGGAGAACTTCACCAACGGCTGGAACTCGGTTCCCGGTCATACATTTACGGACTTCTACATTAACACCTTCTACCTGGAAATCATGGTGCTGATCGCAACCCTGCTGTCGACTACACTGGTTGCCTTCGGATTTGCGAGACTGGATTTTCCGCTCAAAAAGTTCTGGTTCTCCATTCTGATGCTGACGCTGATGATGCCCGGACAAGTTCTGATTATTCCTCAGTACGCCTTGTTCCATCAGCTGGGCTGGGTCAATACGTATCTGCCGTTCGTCGTTCCCCATCTGCTGGCGGGCGGGGCCGGGGGGAGCTTCTTCGTCTTCCTGCTGATCCAGTTTATCCGCGGTGTGCCGAAGGAACTGGATGAATCGGCCAAAATCGACGGCTGCTCCTGGTTCGGCATTTTCTGGAGAGTGGTGATGCCGCTGGCCTTCCCGGCGGTTGTTACGGTGACCATTTTCTGCTTCCTGTGGAACTGGGATGACTTCCTGGGCCACCTGCTGTACATCAACACGGTCGAGAAATATACAGTCGGTCTTGCACTGCGCATGATCAACGACTCCCAGTCTGCGGCTGAATGGGGCCAGCTCCTGGCGATGTCGCTTGTCTCTATTATTCCGGCTACCCTGGTATTCACCTTCCTGCAGAAGTATTTCGTGGACGGGATTGCGACAACAGGCATAAAGGGATAA